The DNA window GGATCGGAGTCTTGTGCGCATCAATGCGACGGCTCGGGAGGGGGCGACGTACGAGTACATGAGTCAGTATGTGGATCAGATGTACGAGGCCGTCAACGAGACCATCCCGGCCGCGCACCAGCGGTCCACCATCTCAGTGACCTCTCCCGGATTCGGGGCCGCGACGTCGGTCAACTCGGCGTTTATGTTTACGCGCCTGGTCCCTCCCGCGGATCGCAACATTTCACAGATGCAGTACGCCGACAGCCTGCAGGCGGCGCTCTCTGAGCTGGAGGGGGCACGCACGTTTGTCTCGCAGGAGCCGACGATTTCAGTGGGTGGGGGCGGTGGACTGCCGGTACAATACGTACTCCAGACCGCCAGTGTCAGTAATCTCCGCGAAACCCTGCCTACGTTTCTGCAGACGGCGCGTGAGCAGGAGGAGCTGGCGTTCGTGGACGTCAACCTCAAGTTTAACAAGCCGGAGCTCCAGGTCGAGATCGACCGCAATAAGGCCGACAACATTGGGGTCTCGCCGCTGGACGTGGCGCAGACCCTGCAACTGGCGCTGGCGGAGCAGCGGGTAGGCTACTTCGTGCGTGACGGCGAGCAGCGGCAGATTATTGCGGCGGTGGAGGAGGAAGATCGAGATGAACCCTTTGATCTTACGAGCCTTTACGTGCGCTCGTCAAGTGGGGAACCGGTGCCCCTGGACAATCTCGTGTCGGTGAGCGAGCAGGCGACCCCGCCGCAGATTTTCCGCTTCAACCGCTACATGTCGGCCACCGTGAGTGCTCGTCCCGCACCTGGCTATACTATCGAGGACGGCATCAACGCGATGGATCGCGTGGCACAAGACGTGCTCGGGCCGTCGTTCTCTACCACTCTCACCGGCCAGTCGCGTGACTTCCAGGAAACCTCCAACCAGTTGTTGTACGTCTTCGGTCTGGCGTTGCTGCTCATCTACCTCGTCCTGGCGGCCCAGTTTGAGAGTTTCCGGGATCCGCTCATCATCCTCTTTACGGTGCCGCTGGCCCTGGCGGGCGCGATGCTGTTCCTCTGGTACTTCAACCAGTCCATCAACATCTTTAGTCAGATCGGCATGGTAATGCTGATTGGACTGGTGGCGAAGAATGGCATTCTCATCGTCGAGTTTGCGAATCAGCGCAAAGCCGCCGGCCTCTCGATCCGTGAGGCCATCGAGGAGGCGGCGGCCGTGCGGTTCCGTCCCATCCTCATGACGGCGCTGTCGACCATCCTCGGTGTGCTGCCCATTGCGCTGGCGCTGGGGGCCGGAGCCGAGAGCCGCGTCCCGATGGGCGTAGCCGTCATTGGAGGGCTGGTCGTCGGGACGGTCCTGGCGCTGTACGTAATTCCGGCCACGTATACCTACCTGACGAGCGAAGATGCAGGTCCGGTGCTGGTGGGCGGCGATGGTGAGGCAGGGGGGAACGGGCTACTCGAAGAGGACGTGTCGCCGCGAGAGGAGGAGATGCCGTCCGGATAAGGCGTGCTATTTCCTGTAGTTTCGTGTTGCGTCTTCCGTCGGTCGGAGCAACGAAGACGCAAGGCGCGTGATGTCTGTTCTATTCTCTGCACCTGCGTTTGTCTCCCGTACATGAATACCCTCTTTCGTCTCGGTTTTGCGCTTCTCCTTTTGGGCGGAGGCACGCTCTTCGTATCTCCTGCTCAGGCTCAAGAGGTTCCCGATACTCTACGCCTCGATACCGCTGTGCAACAGGCCCTTGAGAGCAATCCGCAGGCCCGGATCGCGCGGCGCCGGGTAGACATCGCCGAGAACAATGCCTCCGTGGGAAATGCTGGGTTTTTGCCGACGCTGAGTGGGCAGGCCGGATACACGGAAACGATTGCCAACTCAGAGCAGACGTTTCTGACGGGGGAGACCCAGAATACGGATGGGGCCCAATCCACGCAGGCAAACGCTGGGGCAGATCTCCGGTGGACGGTTTTCGATGGTCTGCGCCCCTTTGCAACCTACGATCGGCTCCGAGCGGAACGCGATCGACAGGCGGCGGCTACCGACGAGGAGTTGGGGGTTCTTACCGCCGACGTAATTGAGGGCTACTACGATGTGGCCCGACGACAGCAGCAGCTGGCTGTGTTGCGCGAGGCGCTCTCTATTTCGCGGGAGCGGCTTCGCATCGCTGAGCTGCAGGCAGAGGTCGGGGCTGGCTCCAAATTGCAGGTGCGGCAGGCGCAGGTCGACCTCAATGCCGACTCGGCGGCGGTGCTGCGTCAGGAGGTGGAGCTGACCAACGCCAAGAGCCGGCTCAATCAACTCTTGGGTCGATCGGATGACGCATCGACCCGGTATGCCGTTACGTCAACGATTGAGGTCGATACCACCCTATCGTATGCGTCGTTGCAGGGCACGGCTTTTCAGGAGAGTCCGGCCCTTGCTCAGGCGCGGGAGGCCCTGCGGCAGGCGCAGGCCGAACGGCGCGAGGTTCGGGCGGACTTTTTTCCGACCATCGACCTCACCGCGGGGCTCGGCTATTCCCAGCTCGAGGCCGAGAGCGGTTTTCTGCAGGAGAGCCAGAGCACAGAAGTGACCTACGGCGCGTCCCTCACCTTCAACCTCTTCGACGGATTCAATCGCTGGCGTCGCACCCAGAACGCCGAAATTCGTGCCACCAACGCCCGCCTGGCCGTCGAGGACGTGCGTTCACAGCTAATGACAGCCCTCACGAGCGCGTTCGAACGCTATCGCAATCGTCTCCGATTGGTGCAGCTGGAGGAGCAAACCCTTGATGCCGTGCGGGCGAATGTGGACGTCGCCCTGGAGCAGTTTGAAGTGGGCACCATCACGAGCGTAGAGCTACGAGAGGTACAAGAGCAGTTCATCCAGGCTGAGAGTCGTCTGCTCAATGCGCAGTTTGAGGCCAAGCAGGCCGAGGTGGAGTTGCTTCGACTGAGCGGACAATTGCGGGCTCGGTTGCAGGAGGGCACTTCCGAGTGAGTCTCATTTCTTCATTCAGGCAATAATCCGAACACACAGAGGCGACGAGAGGTCTCGCCGCTCCTCCGGGGCTCGTTCCGAGTGTCGGCAGAAGAGGGGGCAGCGGCAAGGGGGAGTCAGGCGATTACAACCTGAACACCGCTTTCTCGCAGTCGCCGGTCCACACCATCCGGCACCGCATCGGTGATGACGACGTCCATAGCGGACGTTTCACAGATCCGGCATAGCCCCCGTCGACCGAACTTCGAGGAGTCTACCACGACGATGGTTTGCTCGGCGGATTCGATCATCAGTTGATTCAGGTACGCCTCCCGGTCGTCGGTCGTCGTGAGCCCGTGATCGATGTCAAATCCATCGCCGGCGAGGAAGAGCTTGCTAAAGGCATGATCGCGCAGCATTTTCTCGGCGTACGGGCCCACCACGGACGCCGACTTTGAGCGAACGGTGCCTCCGAGCAGAAGAACTTTCAGGGCGGGGATGCCCACCGTTTCCAGGGCAATGTGGATCGAGTTCGTGGAGATCGTAATGTCCTCCACGTTTCTGTCTTTAATCTGCCGCACGATCTGGAGGGTGGTGGTACCCGAGTCCAGAATCAAGGTGTCCTGGTCGGTCACCATTCCCGCTGCCGTCTTGCCGATTCGGCGCTTTTCCTCCTTCTGGCGCTGGGCCTTCTCCTCGAACGGGACGTCGTACGCGAACTGGTTGGCAGGGATGGCGCCCCCGTGTGTTCGGATGAGGAGGTCCTGATCTTCCAAAAATTGGAGGTCCTTTCGAATCGTTACGTCTGACACGCCGAGGTCCCCGCTCAACTCATTAACCGAAACGTGTCCTTGCTCCTCAAGCTGATCGAGGGCGTAGCTGCGGCGTTCGGCGGGACTGGGAGGAGACATGGGAGCGGCACGTTTTGGAGATGTTGCTTTCTCAGTCTATTCCCGAACGGTGGAAAGAGTTCAAAAGAGAGGCGGCTTATTGGGGCGATTCCCCGATGGCTGAGGGAAAAGAACGTGAGAAGGGGGCGCAATCCCGGGGGGTACAGGACCTTGCCGGGAGAAGAGAGAAAAAAAGCGGCGGTTGTCGTGGACACACAGGAAAGAGCGAAAATCATTTGGTTTCATATTAGCAGGGCGAAAGGTGTCCCAGTTATTTTATCTTACGAAATGTTTTGAAATAAGAGTGAAGTAAAGGCAATACGTAATCGTTTGCTTGCGTATTCGTAATCTGCAGGTTACCAAGTACGTGTGAAGTCAAGACCGACTCCCGTCGAGGAGAATTCGAGCGGGAGCCCTCGCCGAGCGTTTCTGCGTATTGAGACGAGGAAGTGACGGAAGGCGCATGTTTTCTGAGCTGACGAAGCGGCTTCACAAATGTGCGTTTCCGATCACGCATCGTAGGGTCCTGCCAAATCCATGACCGAAACAGCCATGATGGATCGTGTCAGTCAAATTTTTCCCAATGGGGTCCCATTGTGGGGCCACGAATCGTTACAGGGGGGAGTTCAATGTGCCGGTCTTCTCGGCATCTTCCTCATGATCGCGGCGGTACTGGTCCCAGGCCGAGCCGCGGCACAGGAAACGGGACGCATTGAAGGACAGGTGACGAGCGCAGCGGACAGTCAGCCACTGCCCGGAGTCAATGTTGTGATTCAGGGAACGAATCGCGGGACGGCCACCGGGGCCGATGGTACTTTTGCGATCGAGGGCGTCGAGCCGGGGGAATATACACTGGCGGCCTCGTTCGTTGGGTACAGAGACCAGAGCCGAGACATTGAAGTTGCGGGCGGAGAAACGACGGAAGTGAACTTTGCGCTCCAGTCGTCCGTCGGCGATCTCGACGAGATGATCGTCGTCGGGTACACGGAGAAGAGCCGGCGGGAGCTGACGAGCTCGATGGAAACCGTCGGGGAAGCAGAGCTGGAAGACGTGACGGCGAACGATGCGACGAGCCTTCTGCAGGGGAAGAGTGCAGGACTGTACGTGACGACGGGGTCCGGCGACCCGGGCGCGGAACCGTCGATCCGGGTTCGAGGCACGGGGTCGATTAGTGCCGGGGCCGATCCGCTGTACGTTGTGGACGGAACGATTTCCGGGGGCGTGCTACCCGACCCGAGCAATATCGAGTCCGTCACGGTCTTGAAGGACGCCGCGGCCACGGCCCTCTACGGGTCTCGTGCAGCCAACGGCGTGGTCGTTATCAACACCAAGCAGGGAACCCGTGGGGGCGAAACGACCGTCGACATTCAAGTCAGCTCAGGCGTTAGTGAGAAGACGACGGGCAACTTCGACGTCATGAACGCCTCCCAGCTGAACGACCTCCACGACCAGATGGAGTCGACATACGCCGATGACGACTTTACGCAGAATACGGACTGGCAGGACCTTGCCTTCCGGACGGCTACGACCAACAACGTGGAGGCTTCGGTGTCCGGGGGAACGGAAAGTACCTCGTTCTACATCGCCGGGAGTTATTATCGTGAGGAGGGAACCCTCATCGAAGACAATCTGAATCGGTTTGGGGGGCGGCTGAACATTAGCCACAACATCACGGAAGACCTCATCGTCGACACCCGCATCAACGGACGGTACACGTTCGAGGACGATAATCCGGCCGGCACGCTTTACGAAGCCTATACCAATCTTCCCTGGGACTCGCCCTACGCCAGCGACGGATCGCTGCGCACCGGGCGTGAGGACAGCTGGATTGGGCGGGATCAGTCAAATTTCCTCTACCCGCTTCAGTACAATTATTCGCAAGGGGAAGAGTACGACTTCAACGGCACGGTGACACTGGAGTACAGCGTTCTGCCTTCCGTCACGCTGGAAACGACGAATCAGGCCACCCTTCAACGGGATGACGGGCTGCAGTACCGGGATGCACGAACCCAGGCGGGCAGTGTGAACGACGGGGAGGTTTACGACTACTTCTCCAACAGCAGCACGCTTCTGACCTCCAACCAGTTCACCTTTGACCGGAGCTTCGGGAATCACAATACGGAGGCCATCCTCGGGTTCGAGTATGAGTACAACCATTATGACGGATTCAACGCTGAAGGCGGGGGGATTTTCCCGGGGCTCAGCATTCTCGACGTGTCGTCTGAGCCGGTCTCTATTGGCGGAAGTGCAACGAAGAGCATCTTTGTCTCGGGCTTCTCGCAGGCCAACTACGACTACAACAAGACCTACTTCGCGTCGGTCTCCTTCCGGCGGGACGGCTCCTCACGCTTTGGGTCCAACAACCGGTACGGAAACTTCTACTCGGTGGCAGGCTCGTGGATGGTGAGCAACGAGGCGTTTTTGTCCGGACAGGACTGGCTTGAAGAGTTCAAGCTCCGGGCCAGCTACGGCACGACCGGAAACGCACAGATCGGCAACTTCGTCTCGCGGGAAGTTTACAGCTTCCAGTCCCCATACGATGGCGCTACGGGATCACGCCCGGTTCGCTTGGGCAACCCGAACTTGACCTGGGAGGTGGCCAAGAAGACCAACGTGGGGATTGACTTCAACGCATTCGACCGCGTAGACTTGTCTATCGACGTTTACCAGCGCGTCAACGAAGATCTGCTACAGGACGTCCCGCAGTCGGGGGTGACAGGATTCACGAGCCGGATTGAAAACGTGGGGTCGGTACGCAACCGCGGGCTTGAGGTGGCGCTCTCGACGACGAATCTGGAACGGGCCGTGCGGTGGACGACCGACTTCAACATCGGCTTCAACGACAATGAGGTGCTCGAGCTGGCCGGGGGCGAGCCGGTGCTGGCCGGCAATCAGCGCATCATCGAAGGAAAGGATCTCCGGACCTGGTACCTGCGCAAGTGGGCCGGCGTCGATCCCGAGACGGGACGGCCCCTTTGGGAGAAAGAGGTGACCGATTCGGAGGGGAACGTGACTGGGGTCGAGTTGACAAGCAACTATAACGAGGCGACCCTGCAAGCCGTGGGCAGTGCCACACCAGACTTTACCGGCGGGCTCCGCAACACGGTAGAGTACAAGGGCTTCACCCTCAGCGCCTTCGTCAACTTCGTTTACGGAAATGAGGTGTACCACAGCGCCCGCGAGCTCTTCGATTCCGACGGCGCGTACCTCACCTACAACTACATGGAGCTGGACGAGGACTGGAGCCGCTGGCAGGAGCCGGGCGACGACGCCACGCACCCCAAGCCGACGCCGGGGGGCAACAACAACTCCAACTCGCCCTCCTCTCGGTACCTGGAGGACGGAAGCTATCTGCGATTGAAGAACGTGCGGCTCTCCTACAACGTCCCGAGCGCGTGGGCCAACTCACTGAACCTGCAGTCGGCCCGCATTTACGTCAGTGGCGATAATCTTCTCACCTTCACCGACTTCTCGGGAATGGATCCGGAAGTGGGACTGAGCGGCACCGCAGGCACGAAGTATCCGATCAGTCGGAAGGTGATGGTCGGGGTCGGGCTGAACTTCTAACGTCCTCGAATGCGTCGACAACGACGTCTAGAAAACACGCCGGCCTTCGTCGGGCTGGGGGCACGTTCTCGCTGCGATCACCGGGCGAGCACTTCGGTCAACCTGGATTACAAGTGACACTCTGGATATGATTTCTCAGGGCCAATTTATACCTCGCGCATTGTTCTGCCTAGCGCTCTTCGCGGTCGTGGTCGGCTGCGACGGTCCCGGTAGCGTAAATCCGAACGAGGGGCTGCCTCCGGAGGAAGCGCTGAGCACTATCGAAGGGCTGGAAGCGGCCACGCAGGGCAACTACAAGCGGCTAATCAGCACCACCGGCGGATTTGGGTACTACAGCTACAACCGCCACCTCTTCTACATGAAGGAGTTTGCGGGGGACAATATCTCCCTCAGTGGATCGACGACCGACCCGCTCTTCCTCTCGTACACCTTCGGGCATACGAAGAACCAGGCCAACGCTCAGAATCTCTGGAACTGGGGGTATCAGGTCATCTACGGGGCCAATCGGGTGATTTCGCAGGTCGACGCGGGGCAGTCCGAGGAGCGCGACCAGTTGCTTGGTGAGAACCACTTCCTGCGCGCCCTGGTCCACTTCCAGCTGGTGAACATTTTCGGGCGGCCCTATCCACAGGGGCGGGACAACCTTGGCATTCCGATCCGCCGGGCGCCCGACCCCAACAAAGAGGTGTCGCGCAACACGGTGGGAGAGGTGTACGACTTCATTGTCGAGGACTTGAAGACGGCAGTGGATCTCATGAACCAGCCGAAGTCCAACGCCTATGCCTCCCAGGAGGTGGCGGAGGCCCTGCTCTCGCGCGTCTACCTCTACATGGAGGAGAATCAGAATGCGATCGACTACGCAAACCGGGTCATCAACTCTGACCGGTACACTCTCATCCAGGACTCGACGCAGTACGTAACGTGGCCTACTCGGCCGCCGGAGGAAAACCCGCAGACCATTTTCGCGCTCAAGCACACGGAGGAAGATGACAAAGGCTTCGGTGCGATTGGGTCCATGTACTACTCGAGTCCGGAGGGAACGGGATGGGGAGAAATGTTCGCCTCCAAGGAGTACCGCGATCTGCTGAATCGGCACCCGAACGACATTCGGAGCGGATTCATTGAGCCGAAATACAAGCGCGACGAGAACGGAGACATCGTGCGCGAAAACGGAGAGCCAGTCTTGCAGCAGCGCAACGGCTATCCCGTATACTACGTCAAGAAGTTTACGGGCCAGAGTGGGGTCGTGACCCTTTCCTCCCCCGTCCTCCTGCGGTTGGCCGAGATGTACCTCAACCGCGCAGAGGCGAATGCGAAGCTCAACAATGACCAAAAGGCCCTCCAAGACGTGAACACGATCCGAAAGCGGGCCGGATTGAGCGGAGAAGCGCTCTACGATCAGAGTGACCTGGATGGATCGCTCAGTGCCCTCGACGTGGTGCTGCAGGAGCGTCGCCTCGAGTTTGCCTTTGAAGGGCATCGGGCGCTTGATCTCTGGCGCAACGGACGGCCAATGGTGCGAGAGTACCCCGGCGTCCACACCGAGACGAACATCGCCCCTGGCCTGAATACGTCGACCAGTCCGCCGACGCAGACCATCCCGGCCGATCATCCGCGCGTGGTTCACTTTATTCCGGAGCGCGAGACGGAACTGACGGACATGACGCAGAATCCGTAGGGGACGCTTGGCCGCCGGTCGCCTCCCGGGTTTCTGCGAGCTCGGGAGGCGGGTGGGGCTGCCCTCTCCGGGCGGCTGCCATTTTGAGGTAAACTGTCGCGATGCTTCTGCACGAATCTCTCAGTCCAACGTGGAACGCCCTTCGCTTGTCGTTGTCGGCGAGCTGAACGCCGATCTCATAATGGAGGAGGTGCATTCGCTCCCCGAGCTTGGAACGGAGCGAGTGGCCGAACGGATGACCCTCACCCTGGGGAGTTCGTCGGCCATCTTGGCGTCGAACGCTAGTGCTATAGGCGTCGACGTGGGGTTTGTTGGGCGGGTGGGGGATGATGTGTTTGGGGATTTTGTTCTCGAGCGCCTGGAGGACCGCGGCATCGACCGGCGCTATATCCGACCGACCCCTGAGCAGACAACCGGTCTGACGGTCATCTATACTCATGAGGACGACCGAGGGATGATTACGTATCCCGGGGCGATGGAGGCGCTCACCATTGCGGACATTCCCTGGGAGTACGTGCGGCAGGCCGACCATCTGCACCTGTCGTCCTTCTACCTGCAGACGGGTCTTCAGCCGGACGTTGGTGCCCTCTTCCGGCGGGCA is part of the Salinibacter sp. 10B genome and encodes:
- a CDS encoding TolC family protein, which translates into the protein MNTLFRLGFALLLLGGGTLFVSPAQAQEVPDTLRLDTAVQQALESNPQARIARRRVDIAENNASVGNAGFLPTLSGQAGYTETIANSEQTFLTGETQNTDGAQSTQANAGADLRWTVFDGLRPFATYDRLRAERDRQAAATDEELGVLTADVIEGYYDVARRQQQLAVLREALSISRERLRIAELQAEVGAGSKLQVRQAQVDLNADSAAVLRQEVELTNAKSRLNQLLGRSDDASTRYAVTSTIEVDTTLSYASLQGTAFQESPALAQAREALRQAQAERREVRADFFPTIDLTAGLGYSQLEAESGFLQESQSTEVTYGASLTFNLFDGFNRWRRTQNAEIRATNARLAVEDVRSQLMTALTSAFERYRNRLRLVQLEEQTLDAVRANVDVALEQFEVGTITSVELREVQEQFIQAESRLLNAQFEAKQAEVELLRLSGQLRARLQEGTSE
- a CDS encoding DeoR/GlpR family DNA-binding transcription regulator; the protein is MSPPSPAERRSYALDQLEEQGHVSVNELSGDLGVSDVTIRKDLQFLEDQDLLIRTHGGAIPANQFAYDVPFEEKAQRQKEEKRRIGKTAAGMVTDQDTLILDSGTTTLQIVRQIKDRNVEDITISTNSIHIALETVGIPALKVLLLGGTVRSKSASVVGPYAEKMLRDHAFSKLFLAGDGFDIDHGLTTTDDREAYLNQLMIESAEQTIVVVDSSKFGRRGLCRICETSAMDVVITDAVPDGVDRRLRESGVQVVIA
- a CDS encoding SusC/RagA family TonB-linked outer membrane protein; translation: MMDRVSQIFPNGVPLWGHESLQGGVQCAGLLGIFLMIAAVLVPGRAAAQETGRIEGQVTSAADSQPLPGVNVVIQGTNRGTATGADGTFAIEGVEPGEYTLAASFVGYRDQSRDIEVAGGETTEVNFALQSSVGDLDEMIVVGYTEKSRRELTSSMETVGEAELEDVTANDATSLLQGKSAGLYVTTGSGDPGAEPSIRVRGTGSISAGADPLYVVDGTISGGVLPDPSNIESVTVLKDAAATALYGSRAANGVVVINTKQGTRGGETTVDIQVSSGVSEKTTGNFDVMNASQLNDLHDQMESTYADDDFTQNTDWQDLAFRTATTNNVEASVSGGTESTSFYIAGSYYREEGTLIEDNLNRFGGRLNISHNITEDLIVDTRINGRYTFEDDNPAGTLYEAYTNLPWDSPYASDGSLRTGREDSWIGRDQSNFLYPLQYNYSQGEEYDFNGTVTLEYSVLPSVTLETTNQATLQRDDGLQYRDARTQAGSVNDGEVYDYFSNSSTLLTSNQFTFDRSFGNHNTEAILGFEYEYNHYDGFNAEGGGIFPGLSILDVSSEPVSIGGSATKSIFVSGFSQANYDYNKTYFASVSFRRDGSSRFGSNNRYGNFYSVAGSWMVSNEAFLSGQDWLEEFKLRASYGTTGNAQIGNFVSREVYSFQSPYDGATGSRPVRLGNPNLTWEVAKKTNVGIDFNAFDRVDLSIDVYQRVNEDLLQDVPQSGVTGFTSRIENVGSVRNRGLEVALSTTNLERAVRWTTDFNIGFNDNEVLELAGGEPVLAGNQRIIEGKDLRTWYLRKWAGVDPETGRPLWEKEVTDSEGNVTGVELTSNYNEATLQAVGSATPDFTGGLRNTVEYKGFTLSAFVNFVYGNEVYHSARELFDSDGAYLTYNYMELDEDWSRWQEPGDDATHPKPTPGGNNNSNSPSSRYLEDGSYLRLKNVRLSYNVPSAWANSLNLQSARIYVSGDNLLTFTDFSGMDPEVGLSGTAGTKYPISRKVMVGVGLNF
- a CDS encoding RagB/SusD family nutrient uptake outer membrane protein, producing the protein MISQGQFIPRALFCLALFAVVVGCDGPGSVNPNEGLPPEEALSTIEGLEAATQGNYKRLISTTGGFGYYSYNRHLFYMKEFAGDNISLSGSTTDPLFLSYTFGHTKNQANAQNLWNWGYQVIYGANRVISQVDAGQSEERDQLLGENHFLRALVHFQLVNIFGRPYPQGRDNLGIPIRRAPDPNKEVSRNTVGEVYDFIVEDLKTAVDLMNQPKSNAYASQEVAEALLSRVYLYMEENQNAIDYANRVINSDRYTLIQDSTQYVTWPTRPPEENPQTIFALKHTEEDDKGFGAIGSMYYSSPEGTGWGEMFASKEYRDLLNRHPNDIRSGFIEPKYKRDENGDIVRENGEPVLQQRNGYPVYYVKKFTGQSGVVTLSSPVLLRLAEMYLNRAEANAKLNNDQKALQDVNTIRKRAGLSGEALYDQSDLDGSLSALDVVLQERRLEFAFEGHRALDLWRNGRPMVREYPGVHTETNIAPGLNTSTSPPTQTIPADHPRVVHFIPERETELTDMTQNP
- a CDS encoding carbohydrate kinase family protein, with protein sequence MERPSLVVVGELNADLIMEEVHSLPELGTERVAERMTLTLGSSSAILASNASAIGVDVGFVGRVGDDVFGDFVLERLEDRGIDRRYIRPTPEQTTGLTVIYTHEDDRGMITYPGAMEALTIADIPWEYVRQADHLHLSSFYLQTGLQPDVGALFRRAKADGLTTSLDTNWDPDETWDGGILDILDAVDIFLPNDEEARRIAGEEHLDRAMAVLAEWAGAVVVTCGSDGAKLRKGAQTRSFSPPHVEPVDAVGAGDSFNAGFLRQYLKGKTVAECIEFGLVTGAYSTQAAGGTAAFEDAERFWAFADDHHE